The following DNA comes from Papaver somniferum cultivar HN1 chromosome 4, ASM357369v1, whole genome shotgun sequence.
ttaacttgcaaatcaagttagctttaggttttttcttataaaacgagttttttttcttgtaaaacaattaaacacaaaacgagtttttttcttaaataaattatttatcaagttaaaaacttgcaaaaaataatttcaagtagagacggacttggtgcttggtacacgcgcatgggcatgggtcgaaacatgtatattttgcacaatacaagttactcactcttaaactcagcaacggggatggaagtaaaacgccgcacgaaaataaacgcaagaagatgatgaaaagtagacctagagatggtcgctgcttgtgtgttttgaaaagagattttcgagttgtatttatagaaaaattaacttggaaatcaagttaggtttaggttttttcttataaaacgagttttgtttcttgtaaaacaattaaacacaaaacgagtttttttcttaaataaattatttatcaagttaaaaacttgcaaaaaataatttcaagtagacacggacttggtgcttggtacacgcgcatgggcatgggtcgaaacatgtattttgcacaatacaagttacccactcttaaactcagcaacgtagatggaagtaaaacgtcgtacgaaaataaaagcaagaagatgatgaaaagtagacttagagatggtcgctgcttgtgtgttttgaaaagatattttcgatttgtatttataggaaaattaacttgcaaatcaagttaggtttaagttttttcttataaaacgagttttgtttcttgtaaaacaattaaacacaaaacgagtttttttcttaaataaattatttatcaagttaaaaacttacaaaaaaataatttcaagtagacacggacttggtgcttggtacacgcgcatgggcatgggtcggaaCATGTATtttgcacaatacaagttacccactcttaaactcagcaacgggggtggaagtaaaacgccgcacgaaaataaaagcaagcagatgatgaaaagtagacctagagatggtcgctgcttgtgtgttttgaaaagagatttttgaattatatttataggaaaattaacttgcaaatcaagttaggtttaggttttttcttataaaacgagttttgtttcttgtaaaacaattaaacacaaaatgagttttttttcttaaataaaatatttataaagttaataacttgcaaaaaataatttcaagtagacacggacttggtgcttggtacacgcgcatgggcatgggtcgaaacatgtattttgcacaatacaagttatccactcttaaactcatcaacgggggtggaagtaaaacgccgcacgaaaataaaagcaagaagatgatgaaaagtagacctagagatggtctctgcttgtgtgttttgaaaagagattttcgagttgtatttataggaaaattaacttgcaaatcaagtaaggtttaggttttttcttataaaacgagttttgtttcttgtaaaacaactaAACACAAAACGagtttttttcttaaataaattatttatcaagttaaaaacttgataAAAATACTTTCAACTAGACACGGAAATGgagcttggtacacgcacatgggcatggatcgaaacatggattttgcacaatacaagttacccactcttaaactcagcaacgggggtggaagtaaaacgccgcacgaaaataaacgcaagaagatgatgaaaagtagacctagagatggtcgctgcttgtgtgtttcgaaaagagattttcgagttgtatttatggaaaaattaacttgcaaatcaagttaggtttaggttttttcttataaaacgaatttaatttcttgtaaaacaattaaacacaaaacgagtttttttcttaaataaattatttatcaagttaaaaacttgcagaaaataatttcaattagacacggacttggtgcttggtacacgcgcatgggcatgagtcgaaacatgtattttgcacaatacaagttacccactcttaaactcagcaacggggatggaagtaaaacgccgcacgaaaataaaagcaagaagatgatgaaaagtagacttagagatggtcgctgcttgtgtgttttgaaaagagattttcgagttgtatttataggaaaattaacttgcaaatcaagttaggtttaggttttttcttataaaacgagttttgtttcttgtaaaacaattaaacacaaaaagagtttttttcttaaataaattatttatcaagttaaaaacttgcaaaaaataatttcaagtagacacggacttggtgcttgggacacgcgcatgggcatgggtcgaaacatatattttgcacaatacaagttacccactcttaaactcagcaacggggatggaagtaaaacgccgcacgaaaataaaagtaagaagatgatgaaaagtagacctagagatggtcgctgtttgtgtgttttgaaaagagattttcgagttgtatttataggaaaattaacttgcaaatcaagttaggtttaggttttttcttataaaacgagttttgtttcttgtaaaacaattaaacacaaaacgagtttttttcttaaataaattatttatcaagttaaaaacttgcaaaaaataatttcaagtaaacacggacttggtgtttggtacacgcgcatgggcatgggtcgaaacatgtattttgcacaatacaagttactcactcttaaactcatcaacgggggtggaagtaaaacgccgcacgaaaataaaagcaagaagatgatgaaaagtagacctagagatggtcgctgcttgtgtgttttgaaaagatattttcgagttgtatttataggaaaattaactttcaaatcaagttaggtttaggttttttcttataaaatgagttttgtttcttgtaaaacaattaaacacaaaacgagtttttttcttaaataaattatttatcaagttaataaCTTGCAAAAAATACTTTCAACTAGACACGGACTTGgagcttggtacacgcgcatgggcatgggtcgaaacatgtattttgcacaatacaagttacccactcttaaactcagcaacgaggatggaagtaaaatgccgcacgaaaataaaagcaagaagtagacctagagatgatcgctgcttgtgtgttttgaaaagagattttcgagttgtatttataggaaaatgaacttgcaaatcaagttaggtttaggttttttcttataaaacgagttttgtttcttgtaaaacaattaaacacaaaacgaatttttttcttaaataaattatttatcaagttaaaaacttgcaaaaaataatttcaagtagacacggacttggtgcttggtacacgtgcatgggcatgggtcgaaacatgtattttgctccccacccgctccacccacattgatttacaacatatccatgagaacatggtaatatagtggagcacctctttagttttccacaatgtgggactaaaggttccatttcattcacttaagaatgagtgagtatccttagacccttaggtcatgagatcaaaccacaccaagaccaaaaaatcatttattaaataactcattttctccaacatatCTTTAACTAAATTATGTAATTGCCAGTCAATAGAAGCGTTGTTATTGACAGCTTCCACCACTATCTTAGCATCAAGCTCAAAACGCACTTTGTCCAGCTTTATCCTATCTGCCAAATTCACTGCCTCCCACAAAGCCATGCACTCCGCTTGAGCTGCACTTCTTATTCCCGTCAAGTAGATGCATTCTGCTGCTTGTTGTTCACCTGTAAAATTTCGAACCGTTAGTCCAATTCCTCCAGTATTGTTTATATGTAAATAAGATCCATCAACGTTaatagaaacaacatcaacagatGGGGGTATCTAGTGTATGTTGGTACGACAAACTCTAGCAGATGTAACATGTTGTACATGATATTGATCTAAGTGATCACTGATGAAACTGCGAGATCTAAGAATGGTTTTTTCTGGATTGGGGTTAACGTTCTGAAAAGCTTTATCACATCTATCAGTCCATAGACACCACACAATGATTGCTCTTCTGCAGATTTCTTGTTTTGTTATTCTCTTGGTTTGAAAATCTTCAAACCATCTTTGAGTACAATTTGTAAAGGGAATAGAACCATCTGAAGACCAACCAGTGATGGAGAACCACACAGCTCGAGCTAGATTACATTCCATCAAAACATATGATGGAGTTTCCTGCACTAATTCACAGAAGGGGCAAACAGGATTGATACCAGGAATTTTAGAATGGAGAACGTCTCTTGTAGGGAGAAGAGAGGAGACATCCTTCCATAAGAACTGCCGAATCCTAGGAAGTAAAGGCAGTTTCCACAGTATCATTTAGATTTTGATCATTCTTGGCTCAATCGATTCTGAGTTATTATGTTCTTCATGGAGTTTACGGTAAGCAGATTTTACAGAGAATCTGCCATTCTTTTTCAGCAACCAGATTAATCTGTCCTCGCAGTTGATGTGAATCTGTGTATTCCATATGAGATTTACAGTGTTGAGATCAAAGAGTTCATGCAGAAGGTCCAGGTTCCATGAGTTTTTACTCTGGTTAAAAAGTTCACAAACATACTTAAAATTCAAGTGAGTTGTTGATCCCTGTCTTGGTACTGGAGGATGAGGAAGAACTTGTATCCACCTGTGTTGCCAGATTAGAATCATTTTTCCGTCTCCAAGGCACCAACAGCTGTTTGCTTGTACAAAATATAATTCAGAACTTAAGCTTCTCCATGACCATGTTGTGTTAGTCTTATTTTTTAGGTTGAAAAGATCTCCATCTTGAAAATATTTCTCCTGCAGGGATTTTGCCATCATAGACTCCGTGTCAGAACTGAGTCTCCAATAAGATTTCGCAAGCAAGGCCCTATTAAAAGTGTGCATATCTCGAAAGCCTAATCCCCCTTCTTCTTTAGGTTTTTGAACTCTTCTCCAAGTGATGATGTGATTTCCTTTACACGTTTTCTTATTTCTCCAGAATTTTTGCTGACTTGAGCTCATCTTTTTAATGGTAACATCTGGAAGTCTGAAGCTTGTCATATGGTGAATTAGGATTGCATTAGAAACATTCCTGATCATTACTGATCTTGCTGCTTCTGACATATTGCTTCCATTCCAGTTTGCAAATCTATTGTCCATTTTATCACAAAGGATAGAAAATGGAATGCATTTTTCCTTCCCACAAAGAAAGGAAGCCCAAGATACTTCTCATCTGAAATATTCAAATATCTAACCTGCAGTTCACCACTGATAGTTTGGCAAGCTTCAGGTGACAGATTAGAACTGAAGTACATAGCAGACTTATGAAAATTAATTAATTTCCCAGAGTATAGAGAGAACTGTTGGATCACATTCAGCAGATTTTTCACTTGCACGTCATTAGCTTTGCAAAATAAGAGATAATCATCCGCAAAAAGCAGATGATTGATTTTAGCTGCTGAACGAGAAATCTTCATACCCGTGAGTTGCCCAGTAGATTAACAGTAAGCAAGATATCTCGAGAATGACTCCATGGCAAGAATGAAGAGATAGGGTGATAATTGATCACCATGTCTGATGCCTCGAGTTGGTTTAAAAGATTGTGTTGGAGCACCATTCAACATAACTTCAATATGAGTTGTAGTAATGCATTGAGCGATTAACTGTCGAAATTTGTCCGAGAAACCAAATTTCTTGAGGATGACTAAAAGAAAGCTCCACTCTAGTCTGTCGAAGGCTTTAGACATGTCCATTTTGAGAGCTAGGTGACCGCTGATTCCCTCTTGCTTCTTCATGGCTTGCATAATTTCCTGCACCAGGCAAATATTCTCTGAGATTAGTCTACCAGGTACATAAGCTGACTGCAATGGTGAGATGATTTTGGCGATGTGCTTTTTCATTCTCAAAGCAATGATCTTTGAGATAATTTTATATACTGTATTGCACAATGGTATAGGACGAAAATCCTCCGGCTTGTTTGCTATTTGGACCTTGGGAATCAAAGATACTCTGGTATTGTTGATTTGCTGAAGAAAGAATTCcgagtgaaaaaaaaaatattctatcATCTTACACACATCCTCTTTTACCAACTGCCATTGGGATTGGTAAAACTCAGGAGGGAAACCGTCTGGACCAGGTGAAGTCCATGGCTCCATCGTCATGAGTGCTTGATAGGTTTCTTGTTCTGAAGAAATAACTTCAATTTCTTCATTGTCTTGCTCAGAGATGCATTGAGGTATGTGTCTGAGAAAATTCTCACTGCTAGAAGGATTGGAAGTAGTCATAATACCTTGGAAATGTCGCTGAAGTAGTTGAGATATTGAATTCCTATCATTACACCATGTACCTTCAGATGCCAAGAGAGCATCAATTTTATTTCGGCATCTTCTACGGTTCATTCTAATATGGAAGTACCTCGAGTTCATGTCCATGTCATTATAAAAGTGATCACGAGATTTCTGCCTGTTGGAACTAGCTTGAACTTCATTCAAATGTCTGATCTTGCTTTCTATATTAATAACAGCTTCTGTATTAGAACCATTATTGTCATCAGATTGCAGAGAGTTTAGTTCTGACTGAAGTTGTGTGATATGCTTGTTGAAATCCCCAAAAGTGCTTTTACTCCATAAGGACAGTAAGTGTCTAATATTTGACAGCTTATTTGTAAGGACAAAAGCATTGTGTTTCCTGTTAAGTCAATCTTATGGTTCAGGTGTGTATCGAAAGCATGGTGCAAGTTAATGAAAGACCCTAATATTGTGAATAATAAAAAGATTCACTATGATGATGCTCTCAGGTTGATGGAACCAGGTTTTATTATCATGATAGTAAGGATACTTGCACTTCA
Coding sequences within:
- the LOC113272265 gene encoding uncharacterized protein LOC113272265, producing MDNRFANWNGSNMSEAARSVMIRNVSNAILIHHMTSFRLPDVTIKKMSSSQQKFWRNKKTCKGNHIITWRRVQKPKEEGGLGFRDMHTFNRALLAKSYWRLSSDTESMMAKSLQEKYFQDGDLFNLKNKTNTTWSWRSLSSELYFVQANSCWCLGDGKMILIWQHRWIQVLPHPPVPRQGSTTHLNFKYVCELFNQSKNSWNLDLLHELFDLNTVNLIWNTQIHINCEDRLIWLLKKNGRFSVKSAYRKLHEEHNNSESIEPRMIKI